Below is a window of Salvelinus alpinus chromosome 5, SLU_Salpinus.1, whole genome shotgun sequence DNA.
ttgcccagcgacagccccgaaacctgaaggatctggagaaggtctgtatggaggagtgggccaaaatccctgctgcagtgtgtgcaaacctggtcaagaactacaggaaacgtatgatctctgtaattgcaaactaaggtttctgtaccaaatattcagttctgcttttctgatgtatcaaatacttatgtcatgcaataaaatgcaaattaattaattaaaaatcatacaatgtgattttctggatttttgttttagattccttctctcacagttgaagtgtacctatgataaaaaattacagacctctacatgctttgtaagtaggaaaacctgcaaaattgtcagtgtatcaaatacttgttctccccactgtaagtatgctgttcattggctacagctcaacattcaacaccatagtccccatcCAGCACACCCCCacccacatcgatggggctgtagtgtagcgggttgagagcttcaagttcctctgtgtccacatcactaaggaattaacatggttcacacacacccacacagttgtgaagtAGGCATGactgtgcctcttccccctcaagaggctgaaaagatttgacatgggccctcagatccttaaaaaaagtctacagctgcaccattgaaaggatcttgactggttgcatcaccgttTGGTATGGCAACTACAAGGCACCCGACCACTAGGCGCCGCAGAGGGTGgtgagtacagcccagtacatcactgtatTGTCCCTTTTTTGCACTGACttgcacactcacacatacttacactgaaaCCTAACTCACACATACACTTTTCTTGCACCAACTCTCCTGCACTGACTCTATGtgcacactagactctacccacacacgccACATACCTGTACTTagactgacaccccaacacacacacacacacactgcatatacGTTCacaaacacataacacacacacacatgcatactgacaccacacacacacacacacacacacacacacacacacacacacacacacacacacatacagtacgctgctgctactgtcaattatctatcctgttgcctagtcactttacccatgcCATATGTACAtcgctacctcaattaccttgtattACTGCACATCAACTCTGTACTCTTTCTCCCTGTTTATAGACATATTATTTTTACGCCTACTCGATAATGTTATTTATTCCTCctatttttaactctgcattgttggaaaaggatcagtaagtaagcatttcactgttaatctacacctgttgtttacaaagcctgtgacaaataacattttattttaatttatttgaTTGTAATGCTTCTGCTGTAACATCTCTTAGGTCCAAAAAATGTTCAGCCAGAATCACTATGATGCCTATTTTCTCCTATTTCCTCTTTGTTTGCGCTGTGCTGTTTATAACCAATAAAATAAACGATACAAAGTGCAACTTTTTAACATACAACATGTCAGGATCCGGGGCGAGGAACATTTAATGGTGTCTCTAATCCACCTACCATGGTTTATTCAAAATTGTTCCTTTCTTCCGCTCTTCTCACCACCTttggcagcctggtctcatagactagatgtaacatagtaaatgtaaatccgtaACTCTCAAAttaatatgatatgttatgtttggcatggtggttggtcggggtggatggtgTTTGATCGGGGGGGATGGGTGGACTTATAAcgcgtgttcgaatctcatcacgggcaactttagcattttagctaattagcaacttttcaactacttgctTCTTTTTAACTACTTagtatgttagctaacccttccccttaccctaaccttaacccttttagctaacccttcccgtaaccttaaccttaaccctttagcctaactcctaactcctagccTAGCATCAAtcacctagccacctagctaacattagccacaacaaattggaattcgtaacatatcattagttttgcaaattcgtaacataggatacgaattgtaattcgtaacatatcatatgaaatggatgatggacatccacaaattaatacataacaTATGAAATGTAACACATactacagttttttccaactgcttacacacaaaatcttttcatgtcacacgatttttgaaatctctcactcaaagtgcaaaactacacaccaaatatccaaaaccataagctatttctcagcctttgactcagttgtcaattgcataaaacacttttttcaaaacacaattctctacctaaaacacaaaaatctaacaggaagtgacttgctttccttttccaaacacaaccaatcaaaaagctacacttattcaccaggtcaaacacacactcctcacatgtgcaaacactaatagcttaactgatcactaaccaatcactgctttactgtagtttaggcctataaataggtcaaaggtcagattacctgttttgaacaatggatgccaacaatggacagagagcaagaggactaggagggagaggaagaggacgagggcaaagaagagaaggaaggagagccatctctgatgagattagggcaacacttgttgatcaagtgatcaaccacggtttgaccatgagagaagctggactgagagtccagcccaacttgagtcgatttacagtggcgtccataattcaaacctctaagccatccatttactgcactgcattgaatgaatgaggttggttatcatgctgtactacctttttttgtacattgtttacagttcctatgctgaacacatactgtgtttgaattctgtacagagtggaatggcaaagacatcatggaggacgaggacgcttgtttacagatgtacaagagactgcaattataaatatggttttggctaacaatgcaattaggattcgagagataagagaCCATATCTTGAATAacgacaccatatttaacaacatcaatgatgtaagcctgtcgaccatacaacgcatcctccaacggcaccgagtgacgatgaaacaactttacaaggtgccatttgagagaaactctgacagtcaagaatatgcgacatgactttgtagaggtatgtatgcaacactacctccagtacttcagacataccatatttactcatctgtatatccttttgtctgttacagagagtattggagctggatgcccatgtaattcgccatTAATTTATTCatgtggatgaggttggcttcaacctcaccaaaaccaggcgccgcggaagaaatgtaataggacagagggcaattaccaatgtccctggacagcgtgggggtaatataactatgtgtgctgccatcactcaaaacggggtcctccatcacaatgccacactgggtccgtacaacaccggccatatgctcacttttctggatgcaatttacacaatgcttgtccctgatccagatcaggagcctgctagatttgtggttttatgggacaatgttagttttcaccgggctgttctggtccaaaactggtttgccacccatccacaatttgtagttttgtacctacccccatattcaccttttctaaatcccatagaggaattcttctcagcctggcgctggaaagtgtatgatcgccaaccctatgcctgcatgccgcttctccaggcaatggaggacgcatgtggggacatagaggttgcctctgtccaaggttggatacgccatgctaggagatacttacctatgtttggcaagagaaaacgtatcttgtgatgtggacgaagtattgtggccagacccaggccggagaagagatgaagcttagcactggtgactgccccccccctaccaattcctggactgccccccCAGGACCCCACAAacacaattgtgttctttactgtattctaaagaatatacttttggtttacatatgtttatggttttgttgtatgctactgtatacaacagtaatgtttggcctaataaatattttctgtttctacattgcattggtgtttacagtgtacttgttacccctctcagcagattactttcactgtagaacattgtattgaaatgtagatataagcctatgaaagaccaaagagctttagatttagaacaacagtgtttacatggtgtatccaaaaatgtactattatgaaagcagtgtttgccatttgatgcaaatgcttcattctgacatgtgtttatggcattttgaatgcagtgttacattttgaaggagatgtgaggcattttgcattttgtgtgtgcagttttgggaattgtgtgtagagagttttgaaaacgtgtgtaagcagttggaaaaaactgtaaatgGAGTGTCTTGGTTTACATACAGAATACTACGAAATACTAAAACCAGGTTGCCTCCAATGCCACATCTAGTCAAGCTTCCTCAATGAAAGTTTGGCCCTAAAGATTCTGCATTAATGCAATCTTATGAGTCACAAAGGAACACATCATTCACATCCTTAACTGAAAAGCTCCCTctggctcgtgtgtgtgtgtcagggagagTGCCATGTGTCTCTGTGAGAAACTATGAGCTGTACCAGTTCCATGGCTAAAGGATTTCATTTGGCAACAAAATTTCTGCCGCCTCCACCTCAGCGGGACACATAATTCTCATGGACTGGAGTAAGCTTGTGTGAACATCACTGTCCTTAACATAGAAGCATTCATTTTATTGCActacacttagaaaaaaagggaTACTACATTCACAATTCTTAGTATTCAAATGTAATGTGTATTTCATACTTATTGTTATGCAgctatagtaccagtcaaaagtttggacacaagtttgtccaaacttttgactggtactgtatatcaaacaATATATACAGAAAACCCATCTTTTGGCTTGGTAgcacaaaatatacattttttttattgccAGTGTCTTTCTAGAAGGTCTCCTATCTCCTTGGAAGAAATGACAGTTTTTCAATCAAACACATTCCCAGTGGAATTTATTGAGTTTATGTATCTCCTGAGGGGTTATGTGAATACAGTAAGGGTTGCACATTTCCCAGGATATCCGTCTGTTTATTGGTATCCTCTTCCGACTGAGGTTCCACAGCACTCCTaccctcctctcagtctctgcCATGCCTCACGTCATCCTTCCCCTCAATTCCATCTCCTGTTTCCTTGCGTGTTCCAGAAGGAATTGCAGAACTCCGGCTGGCCTGTTCCCTATTGTCATCATCTACTGTCATTGGACTCCCACACCTACCCCTGCACCACAACCACTGCAGTAAGGCCCGGCAGCGCTTCCGAAAGGCCACATCACAACAAGCATATAGAAGGGGGTTGAGGCAACTATTGACATACCCTAGACAGGTAGCATAGGGGTGAGCTGCAACCAGAGTCCGGTCAAATGGGCAGGAGTAGGGCAGCAGCTCTAAATCCACGAGCATGGAAAGtgttttgttggcatgaaagggAAGCCAGCAGAGGAAGAAGGCTAGCACTAAGGTGATGATAACTCGCAAAAGGCGGCGTTGGCGTTGACGGTCGGGGCGAGGACCCTGTCCAAAATGGCGGCTGAGGAGGCGGCCTAGGGAGCAGTAGCATATCAATAAGATGATCAGAGGCAACAGAAAGCCAACCAAGGTGGATTTAAGTCCTAGAGCCGCTGTCCACAGTAGCTCTGCCTGCTCCCTGTCATCTTCCTCCAGCTCTGCTGAGATCAGACCAGAGTAGTCCATCATACAGGAAGATATGAACATGGGCATGTGATCATGATCTGAGTGTTCCTCTTCCTCAGCTGTCTGCCAGTCTTCTTCATACTGACCCCCTACATCCACCTCCCTTACAGTCCTCAGTAGCAGCGCAGGAAGAGCAAGGATACCTGCCACCACCCAAACGCTCCCCACTACCCAAGC
It encodes the following:
- the aplnr2 gene encoding apelin receptor 2, whose amino-acid sequence is MSDSELLPSASPSPPPFHQCDYREWRPTWVIIPSVYLLVFVLGSLGNGLVLWSYLDRPEGKSAGVGTCTHRRLQQSGRISTPKLPDSSRSLTDSLIASLAAADLAFVLTLPLWAAHTALDYHWPFGKPLCQVSSYLVALNMYASVFSLTVLSMERYWVIAGRRRSSRAQGSGVCRAAWVVGSVWVVAGILALPALLLRTVREVDVGGQYEEDWQTAEEEEHSDHDHMPMFISSCMMDYSGLISAELEEDDREQAELLWTAALGLKSTLVGFLLPLIILLICYCSLGRLLSRHFGQGPRPDRQRQRRLLRVIITLVLAFFLCWLPFHANKTLSMLVDLELLPYSCPFDRTLVAAHPYATCLGYVNSCLNPLLYACCDVAFRKRCRALLQWLWCRGRCGSPMTVDDDNREQASRSSAIPSGTRKETGDGIEGKDDVRHGRD